One Oceanicoccus sagamiensis genomic region harbors:
- a CDS encoding AsmA family protein: protein MNKLIKLALALPALCVLLVVIFVVLLFSDRKLVLEYAVAFTSDYRLSIDGPFSFGTEDGIGSITLGDATLYSALDGQTLLTVGRLELVADFGVFSLTSANIQKLRADNVVATVIKNDDETLNWPVPTPEKNQQEEGERDWDIVLGNIQLSNVRLSLDGFTDRAQQLHITSLNLSENLKPRIIESKARLNDLPIAVYGELYDLSAFVLDEQPLRLSLNTTIDNFRAGLVGVFSNSDTSTDLRLSISADNMKRLTDVFSEDFPDLGELSLSGQLLNQEDGYQLRDIEVEVDGRGLQLQMNGRVEHLLDDPALAGTVNVSSPDIGRFEILNTLAGRDLSGLQVDIAGHVSYLDQQAIFADLAVSANDKQQDVSVSAANLRLKFAGDNTVVDASSAVLAYQIKEDNPTAAEPWAYQYNADQLYAEIQQDFSAVIKTNGEYKGLPVSAGGEWKQDNSYRFDVVLDQAVAVIEGFLRDDQFQIVGRLVTPSLKPLAQLLDEKPLPITQGEIVIAVDINGADVVLSQLDLTLTNQSSSITVSGQADDLLTFDDYRLDVAVTAESLKHLDRWVSQHGEIVERSIDAFGDTRTYASSGDVNYRRAQAEVSPWLQDVMQALELDSWIKEYPALDAKTDLTMILTGRDDDLKIDINTLTLRSALAAVDWSGSLRDDGEQFSMQGNLTAVLQPGAVDEIVTSASLAAGTAQKDDGPITLSSMQIVAGNTELTGNLELDMADSLKKISGNLDFKVLDILPYTSSIEVADKQSNPPASPGGESFFSDEPYPLAWLPEYDVDLSITAEQWATPWFDARQLKLEVLYQDDVFTLNPVSFMVGQGALGGNFALDNSLAITAASLKLEADSLDPDLMSLLRDYNLMKSGSVNVRVDVTATGKTEKALASSLDGQMSLYTINSLLNGRDLADLAPEVLTQVNQKVNPFYKKPEEGEDTELQCAALHFDVQQGVMTADKSIILVTPDIVFGANGAIDLGKERLRMQIIPRVRRGLGISLRGTAAKMAVINGPMTAPVVEFDPKGALTSAGRDVAGTVLYGPIYWIYMGQAEKLLASSSSCTKLITRVEQRFNQ, encoded by the coding sequence GTGAATAAACTCATCAAACTAGCTCTGGCTCTGCCGGCATTGTGTGTACTCCTTGTCGTGATCTTTGTCGTATTGCTGTTCAGTGATAGAAAGCTGGTGCTGGAATATGCTGTCGCTTTTACCTCCGATTATCGTTTGTCGATTGATGGGCCTTTTTCTTTTGGCACTGAGGATGGTATTGGCAGTATCACTTTGGGTGATGCCACGCTTTACTCGGCGCTGGATGGCCAGACTTTATTAACAGTGGGTCGGCTTGAGTTGGTGGCTGATTTTGGTGTGTTCTCTCTGACCTCTGCCAATATCCAAAAGCTGCGGGCTGATAATGTGGTCGCAACGGTAATTAAAAACGACGATGAGACTTTAAATTGGCCGGTGCCCACGCCAGAGAAAAATCAGCAGGAAGAGGGTGAAAGGGATTGGGATATTGTTTTAGGTAATATCCAATTAAGCAATGTGCGGCTTAGTCTTGATGGTTTTACCGATAGAGCGCAGCAGCTACATATTACTTCATTAAATTTATCTGAGAATCTTAAACCCAGAATTATAGAATCCAAAGCCAGACTGAATGATTTGCCCATAGCGGTCTATGGCGAACTGTATGATCTATCCGCATTTGTGCTGGATGAGCAGCCGCTGCGGCTATCGCTTAACACCACCATCGATAATTTTCGCGCTGGTCTGGTGGGGGTGTTTAGTAATAGTGATACCAGTACCGACCTGCGTTTAAGTATCAGCGCCGATAATATGAAAAGGCTAACGGATGTTTTTAGCGAAGATTTTCCAGATTTAGGCGAGCTTTCTTTATCTGGTCAATTATTAAATCAAGAAGATGGTTATCAGCTGCGAGATATTGAGGTTGAGGTGGATGGCCGTGGTTTGCAATTGCAAATGAACGGACGGGTTGAACATTTATTGGATGACCCGGCATTGGCGGGTACGGTTAATGTATCGTCTCCGGATATTGGGCGTTTTGAAATACTGAATACCTTGGCTGGCAGGGATTTGTCCGGTTTACAGGTCGATATTGCGGGGCATGTGAGTTATCTGGATCAGCAGGCCATTTTTGCCGACCTTGCGGTATCCGCTAATGATAAGCAGCAAGATGTATCAGTATCGGCGGCTAATTTGCGGCTGAAATTTGCTGGGGATAATACCGTTGTTGATGCCAGTTCTGCGGTGCTGGCTTATCAAATAAAGGAGGATAATCCTACGGCGGCTGAGCCCTGGGCTTACCAATACAATGCCGATCAGCTCTATGCGGAGATACAGCAAGATTTTTCTGCCGTGATAAAAACTAACGGCGAGTATAAGGGCCTGCCTGTATCGGCCGGTGGTGAATGGAAGCAGGATAATAGTTACCGTTTTGATGTAGTACTGGATCAGGCGGTCGCGGTGATTGAAGGTTTTCTGCGGGATGATCAGTTTCAAATAGTGGGGCGCCTTGTCACACCAAGCTTAAAGCCGTTGGCGCAGTTACTCGATGAAAAACCGCTGCCGATCACTCAGGGTGAAATTGTTATCGCGGTGGATATTAATGGTGCTGATGTAGTGTTGAGTCAATTGGATTTAACCCTGACTAACCAGAGTTCCAGTATTACAGTTTCTGGCCAGGCGGATGACTTGCTAACCTTTGATGATTATCGTTTGGATGTGGCGGTAACCGCCGAGTCGCTCAAACACCTGGATCGCTGGGTGAGCCAGCATGGTGAAATTGTTGAGCGCAGTATTGATGCCTTCGGTGATACTCGCACCTATGCCAGTTCTGGTGATGTTAACTACCGCCGTGCACAAGCCGAGGTATCGCCATGGTTGCAAGATGTAATGCAGGCATTAGAGCTCGATAGTTGGATTAAAGAATATCCGGCATTAGATGCGAAGACAGATTTGACCATGATCTTAACCGGCCGTGATGATGATCTGAAGATTGATATTAATACGCTTACCCTGCGTTCGGCGTTGGCGGCTGTCGATTGGTCAGGTTCTCTGAGAGATGATGGTGAGCAGTTTTCTATGCAGGGTAATTTAACGGCGGTTTTGCAGCCCGGTGCCGTCGATGAAATAGTGACGTCGGCAAGCTTGGCGGCTGGAACTGCGCAAAAAGACGACGGCCCGATTACATTGTCTTCGATGCAAATCGTTGCCGGTAATACGGAGTTGACCGGTAATCTTGAGCTGGATATGGCTGATAGTTTAAAGAAAATATCCGGTAATCTGGATTTTAAAGTATTGGATATATTGCCCTATACCTCAAGCATTGAAGTCGCTGATAAACAAAGTAACCCCCCCGCCAGTCCGGGCGGCGAATCCTTTTTTTCCGACGAACCCTATCCCTTGGCATGGTTGCCAGAGTATGACGTAGATTTAAGTATCACGGCCGAACAATGGGCAACACCATGGTTTGACGCTCGCCAGCTTAAGCTTGAGGTTTTATACCAGGACGATGTTTTTACTCTTAATCCGGTGTCTTTTATGGTGGGGCAGGGGGCTCTGGGCGGAAACTTTGCTTTGGATAACAGTCTTGCCATAACGGCGGCGTCATTAAAATTAGAAGCTGACTCGCTAGACCCGGATTTAATGAGCTTGCTGCGAGACTACAATTTAATGAAGTCAGGCAGTGTGAATGTTCGGGTTGATGTGACTGCTACGGGCAAAACAGAAAAAGCCCTGGCCAGCTCTCTCGATGGCCAAATGTCTCTCTATACCATCAACAGTTTGTTAAATGGCCGTGATCTGGCTGACCTGGCCCCCGAGGTTTTGACTCAGGTAAATCAAAAGGTAAACCCCTTTTATAAAAAGCCTGAAGAAGGCGAGGATACCGAATTACAGTGTGCCGCACTGCATTTTGATGTACAGCAGGGCGTGATGACGGCCGATAAGTCTATTATTCTGGTAACCCCTGATATTGTCTTTGGCGCCAATGGTGCTATTGATCTGGGCAAAGAGCGTTTACGCATGCAGATTATCCCCAGAGTACGCAGGGGGCTAGGTATTTCTCTGCGAGGTACTGCGGCCAAAATGGCGGTGATTAATGGCCCTATGACCGCACCCGTGGTTGAGTTTGACCCTAAGGGGGCGCTAACCTCCGCTGGGCGAGATGTAGCAGGTACGGTGCTCTATGGCCCGATTTATTGGATTTATATGGGGCAGGCGGAGAAGTTACTAGCCTCTTCCAGCTCCTGCACTAAATTAATTACACGGGTTGAGCAGCGTTTCAATCAGTAG
- the thiD gene encoding bifunctional hydroxymethylpyrimidine kinase/phosphomethylpyrimidine kinase, producing the protein MIDTNNKIPVVWSISGSDSCGGTGIQSDLKTFHDFATCGCSVVTAITAQNSFATGYSVATERKSVVAQINALDSDMPADVIKVGILPNLDIVETVVKYFDDYQGYVVYDLELEGSGEALLGEAGELLRSSLLPRVDLLVVNVEEATALTGNEIGSFEQMESAAASLMAIGSRSALITGAKFGDSGQRFDYWTDGEEAIWVTVDGAPGVNNRGGGCILSAALAAALANGHAFKDALSLAKAYVTQGIRGAKAIGSGPGAVAHLGLPDQEEDKPLLSDKRPA; encoded by the coding sequence GTGATCGACACAAACAATAAAATCCCTGTGGTATGGAGTATTTCCGGCTCTGACTCCTGCGGTGGCACGGGCATACAGTCTGATTTAAAAACCTTCCACGACTTCGCTACCTGTGGCTGCTCCGTGGTGACTGCCATTACCGCGCAAAACTCCTTTGCTACTGGCTACTCGGTGGCCACTGAGCGCAAGTCGGTGGTGGCACAAATTAATGCCTTAGACAGTGATATGCCTGCTGATGTGATTAAGGTGGGTATTCTTCCCAATCTGGATATTGTCGAGACGGTGGTTAAGTATTTTGATGATTACCAAGGTTATGTGGTCTATGACCTGGAGCTGGAAGGCAGCGGTGAAGCGCTATTAGGTGAAGCGGGTGAGCTGCTTCGTTCCAGCTTATTACCTCGAGTGGATTTGCTGGTGGTAAATGTCGAAGAAGCGACAGCGTTAACCGGTAATGAGATTGGCTCTTTTGAGCAAATGGAAAGTGCAGCGGCCAGCTTGATGGCTATCGGTAGCCGTTCAGCACTGATTACCGGTGCAAAATTTGGCGATAGTGGCCAGCGATTTGATTATTGGACAGACGGTGAAGAAGCCATTTGGGTGACTGTTGATGGTGCTCCTGGAGTTAATAACCGCGGTGGCGGTTGTATTTTATCAGCCGCGCTGGCTGCAGCTTTGGCTAATGGTCACGCCTTTAAGGATGCCCTCAGTCTGGCCAAGGCCTATGTAACTCAAGGAATACGTGGAGCTAAAGCGATTGGCAGTGGTCCTGGTGCCGTTGCTCATTTGGGCTTGCCCGATCAAGAGGAAGATAAGCCCCTGTTATCTGATAAACGGCCCGCTTGA
- a CDS encoding retropepsin-like aspartic protease family protein gives MKRWMRLAVILSQLLLFSANTLSLEIQANGLFKNAAVVTIDGKQRMLKAGKPSPEGVLLIEANTKRAIIEINGQRQELTLSRRISGNFTQASQPEVAIPRNRSNQYISNASINGRRAKVLVDTGASIVALSSDQAQRLGIDYKKGQLSAVITASGKAKAYRLTLRSVEVGGIRVNAVDASVVEGSYPRHILLGMTYLNHVNIREQDGILFLQQKY, from the coding sequence ATGAAAAGATGGATGCGGCTGGCAGTAATATTGAGCCAGCTATTACTCTTTAGTGCGAATACCTTAAGCCTTGAAATTCAGGCTAATGGGCTGTTTAAGAATGCCGCCGTGGTAACCATTGATGGCAAGCAGCGCATGCTTAAGGCTGGCAAGCCCAGTCCGGAGGGGGTCTTGCTGATAGAAGCCAATACCAAAAGGGCCATTATAGAGATCAACGGTCAGCGTCAGGAGCTGACGCTTAGCCGCCGTATTAGCGGCAACTTTACTCAGGCCAGCCAGCCAGAAGTCGCTATTCCCCGTAACCGTTCCAATCAATATATCAGCAATGCGTCGATTAATGGTCGCCGGGCTAAAGTACTGGTTGATACCGGCGCCAGTATCGTCGCGCTTAGCAGTGACCAGGCCCAGCGGCTGGGTATTGATTATAAGAAGGGACAGCTCTCTGCCGTGATTACAGCCAGTGGTAAAGCCAAGGCCTACCGCCTGACCCTGAGGTCGGTTGAGGTGGGTGGTATTCGGGTGAATGCGGTCGATGCTTCGGTAGTAGAGGGAAGCTATCCGCGACACATTCTGCTGGGTATGACCTACCTTAATCACGTTAATATCCGCGAACAGGATGGTATTTTATTCCTACAGCAGAAATATTAG
- the ribA gene encoding GTP cyclohydrolase II, with translation MTVSYVESSKLPTAWGVFDMHGFEDGVNDKEHLILSMGDVGSGEPVLARVHSECLTGDALFSLRCDCGSQLQAALKAIADEGRGALLYLRQEGRGIGLLNKIKAYKLQDQGADTVEANEQLGFGADMRDYGICKVMLEHLNIKQVRLMTNNPRKVKALTDQGVDVVERLPLQTGQNPHNAKYLATKAGKLGHLMGE, from the coding sequence GTGACCGTAAGTTATGTTGAATCCTCTAAGCTACCCACCGCATGGGGGGTGTTTGATATGCACGGTTTTGAGGATGGCGTTAACGATAAAGAGCACCTGATTCTCAGTATGGGGGATGTGGGCAGTGGTGAGCCGGTGTTGGCTCGGGTCCATTCTGAGTGCTTAACCGGCGATGCGCTGTTTAGCTTGCGCTGCGATTGTGGTTCCCAGCTACAGGCCGCCTTAAAGGCTATTGCCGATGAGGGCCGCGGTGCTTTGTTATACCTTCGCCAGGAAGGTCGCGGTATTGGCCTGCTAAATAAAATCAAAGCCTATAAGCTGCAGGATCAGGGTGCCGATACGGTTGAGGCCAATGAACAGTTGGGTTTTGGTGCCGATATGCGCGATTACGGTATTTGCAAAGTGATGCTTGAGCACCTCAATATCAAACAGGTGCGCTTGATGACCAATAACCCTCGCAAGGTGAAAGCGTTAACCGATCAGGGCGTGGATGTGGTTGAGCGTCTGCCATTGCAGACCGGGCAAAACCCACACAATGCCAAGTATCTGGCCACCAAGGCGGGTAAGCTTGGCCATTTAATGGGTGAGTAA
- a CDS encoding TIGR04219 family outer membrane beta-barrel protein, producing the protein MKKSLILGAAALCLPAFAQADTLGFEVGVSAWNQNYEGTVQSGPDSLDIEQTLGLEDETNNSFYVLIEHPIPLIPNVMLARTEMDIEETVNIDDGFIFDGTPFPSGTQVTTESDLSHTDLTLYYELLDNWVSLDVGVTVRQFDEGITLTGEVPIGPSTLTLKASEEIDDTLPMLYVAAKFDLPLTGLYVGGDVNALAYDGDSLIDYKVNIGYETSFGLGIEAGFRSFDLDYEDSRDEKADATIDGGYATLFYHF; encoded by the coding sequence ATGAAAAAATCACTTATTCTTGGCGCTGCAGCACTTTGCCTGCCAGCGTTTGCCCAGGCAGATACCTTGGGCTTTGAAGTAGGCGTCAGCGCCTGGAACCAAAACTACGAAGGTACTGTTCAGTCCGGTCCTGATTCTTTGGATATTGAACAAACTTTAGGCCTTGAAGACGAAACCAATAATAGTTTTTACGTACTTATTGAGCACCCCATCCCGCTTATTCCAAACGTCATGCTTGCCAGAACCGAGATGGATATTGAAGAGACCGTTAACATTGATGATGGCTTTATCTTTGATGGCACTCCGTTTCCTTCAGGCACACAGGTCACTACCGAATCAGACCTTAGTCATACCGACTTAACCCTCTACTATGAGCTACTCGATAACTGGGTGAGTCTGGATGTGGGTGTTACCGTTCGTCAATTTGATGAAGGCATAACCTTAACCGGCGAAGTACCTATTGGCCCCAGCACTTTAACTTTAAAGGCCAGTGAAGAAATCGACGATACCTTACCCATGTTATATGTCGCGGCAAAATTCGACCTTCCTTTGACAGGGCTTTATGTTGGCGGCGATGTGAATGCGCTGGCTTACGACGGCGATTCGCTGATCGACTATAAAGTGAATATCGGCTATGAAACATCGTTTGGATTAGGTATTGAAGCGGGGTTCCGCTCTTTTGATCTGGACTATGAAGATAGTCGCGATGAAAAAGCTGATGCAACTATCGATGGCGGATACGCCACTTTGTTTTACCACTTCTAA
- the hemB gene encoding porphobilinogen synthase — MSKSLHRGSYPNTRMRRMRSDDFSRRMMRETVLTVNDLIYPVFVLEGKNQRESISSMPGIERLSIDLLVEEAKLLNSLRVPAIALFPVTPNSAKSEFAEEAFNPDGLAQRAVKAIKDAVPDIGVITDIALDPFTIHGQDGILDSEGYVLNDRTVETLVKQAVSHAQAGVDIVAPSDMMDGRIGAVRSALEQANFVNTKILAYSAKYASSYYGPFRDAVGSAGNLKGADKYSYQMDPANSDEALHECALDLEEGADMIMVKPGMPYLDIVRRVKDELAVPTFVYQVSGEYAMHMAAFQNGWLDKDQVMIESLLAFKRAGADGILTYFAKDVAKLLSR; from the coding sequence ATGAGTAAATCTTTACACCGAGGCTCTTACCCCAATACCCGCATGCGTAGAATGCGTAGCGATGATTTTTCTCGCCGGATGATGCGTGAAACTGTATTGACGGTAAACGATTTAATTTATCCGGTTTTTGTTTTGGAAGGAAAAAACCAAAGAGAATCGATTAGCTCTATGCCTGGTATTGAACGGCTGAGTATTGATTTACTCGTAGAAGAAGCAAAGCTGCTAAATAGCCTGAGGGTGCCTGCTATTGCACTGTTTCCTGTCACTCCGAATAGCGCCAAGTCAGAATTTGCTGAAGAAGCTTTTAACCCTGATGGTTTAGCCCAACGCGCGGTCAAAGCGATTAAAGATGCAGTACCTGACATTGGCGTCATTACCGATATTGCCTTAGACCCTTTTACGATTCATGGTCAGGACGGCATTCTTGATAGCGAAGGCTATGTATTGAATGACCGCACGGTTGAAACTTTAGTGAAGCAAGCCGTTTCTCATGCGCAAGCCGGTGTCGATATTGTTGCCCCTTCCGATATGATGGACGGCCGTATTGGTGCAGTAAGAAGTGCGCTGGAACAAGCTAATTTTGTTAATACAAAAATTCTCGCTTACTCAGCCAAATATGCGTCCAGTTATTATGGCCCTTTTAGAGATGCCGTCGGCTCTGCTGGCAACTTAAAAGGCGCCGATAAATACAGCTACCAAATGGACCCCGCCAATAGCGATGAAGCTCTACATGAATGCGCCCTCGATCTGGAGGAAGGTGCCGATATGATTATGGTCAAACCCGGCATGCCCTATTTGGATATTGTGCGGAGGGTAAAGGATGAGCTGGCAGTACCTACCTTTGTCTATCAAGTTAGCGGTGAATATGCGATGCATATGGCAGCCTTTCAAAACGGCTGGCTGGACAAAGATCAGGTAATGATAGAATCCCTGTTAGCTTTTAAACGCGCAGGGGCTGACGGCATTCTCACCTACTTTGCCAAGGACGTCGCAAAACTCCTCAGCCGCTAA
- the hemL gene encoding glutamate-1-semialdehyde 2,1-aminomutase, with protein MTSSEQLFEQAKQFIPGGVNSPVRAFRAVGGTPVFIDRAEGAYLFDSEGKRYIDYVLSWGPMILGHAHPAIMDAVTEKLKSGLSFGAPTEIETELAQELCRIMPNMDLVRMVNSGTEATMSAIRLARGYTGRDKIIKFEGCYHGHSDSLLIKAGSGALTMGVPSSPGVPAALADHTITLTYNDIEGLKQAFSEVGEQVAGVIVEPVAGNMNCVPPVAGFLEEIRTQCDQFGSVFIIDEVMTGFRLGLTGAQGYYNIEADITTLGKVIGGGMPVGAFGGKREIMEQIAPLGPIYQAGTLSGNPVAMAAGLAQLAAIQADNFYQPLFDKTTALAKGLEKVATDAGIAFTTNHVGTMFGGFFTEEKTITNYQQVMDCNTDRFNQFFHGLLEAGVYLAPASYEAGFMSAAHTDSDIQYTLEAAKKVFSQL; from the coding sequence ATGACGTCATCTGAACAACTTTTTGAACAAGCCAAGCAATTTATTCCCGGCGGTGTTAATTCACCGGTACGTGCTTTTCGCGCAGTAGGCGGCACCCCGGTGTTTATTGACCGCGCCGAAGGGGCTTATTTATTCGATAGTGAAGGCAAACGCTATATTGATTATGTTTTATCCTGGGGCCCCATGATCCTCGGCCATGCCCACCCGGCCATCATGGATGCAGTGACTGAAAAATTAAAATCTGGCTTAAGTTTTGGTGCACCCACCGAAATTGAAACGGAACTGGCACAAGAGCTGTGTCGGATTATGCCCAATATGGATTTGGTGCGGATGGTCAATTCCGGCACCGAAGCTACCATGAGTGCTATTCGTCTAGCACGAGGTTATACCGGCCGCGATAAAATCATTAAATTTGAAGGCTGCTACCACGGCCATTCTGATTCGCTACTGATCAAAGCCGGCTCGGGAGCACTAACAATGGGGGTACCAAGCTCACCCGGCGTACCCGCCGCCTTAGCCGATCACACCATCACCTTAACGTACAATGATATTGAAGGCCTCAAGCAAGCCTTTAGTGAAGTCGGTGAGCAAGTCGCCGGGGTTATTGTTGAACCCGTTGCTGGCAATATGAATTGTGTGCCACCCGTTGCCGGGTTCTTAGAAGAAATCAGAACCCAGTGCGATCAGTTTGGCAGCGTGTTTATTATTGACGAAGTGATGACAGGGTTTCGTTTAGGTTTAACCGGTGCGCAGGGTTATTACAATATCGAAGCGGACATCACCACGCTGGGCAAAGTTATTGGTGGCGGCATGCCAGTGGGAGCCTTTGGCGGTAAGCGCGAAATTATGGAACAGATTGCGCCGCTCGGCCCAATCTATCAAGCGGGCACTTTATCGGGCAACCCTGTTGCGATGGCAGCGGGGCTGGCACAGCTTGCCGCAATTCAAGCGGATAATTTTTACCAGCCACTGTTTGATAAAACGACGGCTTTAGCTAAAGGCCTGGAAAAAGTGGCCACGGATGCAGGCATTGCATTTACCACTAATCATGTCGGCACCATGTTTGGCGGCTTCTTTACGGAAGAAAAAACCATTACTAATTACCAGCAAGTGATGGACTGTAATACTGACCGCTTTAATCAGTTCTTCCATGGGCTACTAGAGGCGGGGGTTTATTTGGCACCGGCCTCTTATGAGGCGGGTTTTATGTCGGCAGCACATACCGATAGCGATATTCAATATACATTAGAAGCTGCCAAAAAAGTTTTTTCTCAGCTCTGA
- the thiD gene encoding bifunctional hydroxymethylpyrimidine kinase/phosphomethylpyrimidine kinase — translation MTEIITNTPVVMSITDHDPSGGGGISADIETLSSLGCHCTPIISQLSARDTHSLKDTLATDTALLIEQARALLEDIQINLFNIGEPGSISHIEAIHTILSDYPDIPVLLHPKLNPDDLGMSSALAALLLPQANIVVLSKEAALGLAPGADTLSACAQEILEYGCDNLLIIGDDSSNSQITQHWFSEHGSCQSYQWDRLPHRYYGANSTLSAAISAYLAHGLSMAESIQQAQQFCWQALQQGRRIGMGKLLPNRMHWSNK, via the coding sequence ATGACCGAGATCATAACTAACACCCCGGTAGTGATGAGTATCACTGATCACGACCCCAGCGGCGGGGGAGGTATTTCAGCCGATATTGAGACACTTTCCAGCCTGGGCTGCCACTGCACCCCCATTATCAGCCAACTCTCAGCCAGAGATACTCACTCCCTAAAAGATACCCTGGCGACCGATACCGCCCTGTTAATAGAGCAGGCCAGAGCTTTGCTTGAAGATATTCAAATCAACCTGTTTAATATTGGCGAACCGGGCAGCATCAGTCATATAGAAGCGATACATACCATTCTTAGTGATTATCCGGATATTCCGGTTTTGTTACACCCTAAGCTCAACCCCGACGATCTGGGTATGAGCAGTGCACTTGCCGCCTTATTGTTACCGCAGGCGAATATAGTAGTGCTCAGTAAAGAAGCCGCTTTAGGCTTAGCCCCGGGCGCCGATACGCTCTCGGCCTGCGCCCAGGAAATACTGGAATATGGCTGCGATAACCTGCTGATTATTGGCGATGATAGTTCTAATAGCCAAATCACCCAACACTGGTTTTCAGAGCATGGCAGCTGTCAATCCTATCAATGGGACCGCCTCCCCCATCGTTATTATGGCGCTAACAGCACACTCAGTGCGGCCATTAGCGCTTATCTGGCTCATGGCCTGAGTATGGCAGAGTCGATTCAACAAGCTCAGCAATTTTGCTGGCAGGCACTGCAACAGGGCCGGCGTATTGGCATGGGGAAATTACTGCCCAATAGAATGCACTGGAGCAACAAATAA
- a CDS encoding CopD family protein, whose translation MIMLWVKAFHIISIVCWFAGIFYLPRLFVYHAMAEDQTTREHFKIMERKLYRFMSMFAVTSVILGAWLLSYNWDYYWSSIWFIIKLLLVLGLIAYHLSCGHYVKKLAQDSDRHGHIFYRWFNELPVLILFAVVILVVVKPFA comes from the coding sequence ATTATTATGCTGTGGGTTAAAGCCTTCCATATTATTTCTATTGTTTGCTGGTTTGCCGGTATTTTTTATCTGCCACGCCTATTTGTCTATCACGCCATGGCAGAAGACCAAACCACCCGTGAACACTTCAAAATTATGGAACGTAAGCTGTACCGCTTTATGTCGATGTTTGCAGTAACCAGTGTCATATTGGGGGCGTGGCTACTGAGCTATAATTGGGACTATTACTGGAGCTCAATATGGTTCATTATCAAACTGCTGCTGGTTCTGGGCCTCATTGCCTATCACCTTAGCTGTGGGCATTATGTGAAAAAACTAGCACAGGATAGCGATCGTCATGGCCATATTTTCTATCGCTGGTTTAACGAGTTGCCAGTATTGATTTTGTTTGCTGTAGTTATATTAGTGGTGGTAAAACCTTTTGCTTAG